TCCACAGTTTAAAAACAGAGACCCAGGCGTTAGGAATGCTCTCAAGGATGGCTGGTATTTTATATAAGCTCCTTGTCCTCCCGAAACCGACGATTGCCATTCTAAATGGTTCTGCTGTAGGAGGAGGTTGTGAAATCGCTTCTGCCTGCGACTTCCGGATTGGAAGAGAAGGAATGAAAGCGGGATTTGTCCAGGGGAACCTCGCCATTACGACCGGCTGGGGAGGAGGAACGATCCTCTTAGAAAAACTTCCGCAGAATATTGCGATGAAAATGCTCCTTGATGCAAGAATATACACTGTCGAAGAACTAAGGGATTTTGGATTCATCCACCATATATATAAAGACCTTCCGATAGATGCTTGTCTCTCATTTATGAATGGAAGCTTGGATAAAGAAACAACTGTATTAGAAGCATATAAAACTTTGTTGAATAAAAAATGGAAGCTTTTATCGATGAGAGAAAGGATGGAAGAAGAGGCTGCAAGATGTGCTGTCCTATGGGAGGATGAGGCTCACCACAAAAAAGTGGACGAATTCATGAACAAAAAAAATAAAAATAATTAGCAGGGTATTAGGTGTTATCAGTCTATCTTTCCTATTAGATGCATATGAATGAATAAAAAACAATAGGAGGGATTTATTGATGCCATTAACCCGTCAGGATGCCTGGTCACAGGATGAAGAT
This window of the Mesobacillus jeotgali genome carries:
- a CDS encoding enoyl-CoA hydratase/isomerase family protein, whose amino-acid sequence is MDSYIISKEKNGVLLFTINRPDRRNAINYEVMSGLEEAIDMAAGNDVKVFAITGAGDQAFCSGGDLSTFHSLKTETQALGMLSRMAGILYKLLVLPKPTIAILNGSAVGGGCEIASACDFRIGREGMKAGFVQGNLAITTGWGGGTILLEKLPQNIAMKMLLDARIYTVEELRDFGFIHHIYKDLPIDACLSFMNGSLDKETTVLEAYKTLLNKKWKLLSMRERMEEEAARCAVLWEDEAHHKKVDEFMNKKNKNN